One Saccharopolyspora erythraea NRRL 2338 genomic region harbors:
- a CDS encoding DUF3616 domain-containing protein encodes MSVERTVALRFAPGAVEAGTHVNLSAVRTDGEHLWIAGDETATVERLTCDSPQRPVVYTDHVEFALADVVALPGEADEEVDVEGLALNGPYLWAVGSHSRRRKRVKSNHSDRKAAKRLAAVTDEPSRRVLARIALSDHVPAGATPEGHRSAALSGPGLVDLLDEDEHLAPFLAIPGKDNGLDVEGIAVAGEPGAERVFLGLRGPVLRGWAVVLQVAPREDGDELRLAPVEGKQRYLKHFLDLDGLGIRDLCPQGDDLLVLAGPSMDLDGPVRVYRWPGAARIEAPDVVHRDELRREIDLPYGEGDDHAEGIALLPSGELLVVYDSPARSRLTDPGTVLADVVAAGGR; translated from the coding sequence ATGAGCGTCGAACGAACGGTGGCCCTGCGGTTCGCGCCCGGCGCGGTCGAGGCCGGCACGCACGTGAACCTCTCCGCGGTGCGCACCGACGGCGAGCACCTGTGGATCGCCGGTGACGAGACCGCGACCGTCGAGCGGCTGACCTGCGACTCTCCGCAGCGGCCGGTGGTCTACACCGACCACGTGGAGTTCGCGCTGGCCGACGTCGTGGCGCTGCCCGGCGAGGCCGACGAGGAGGTCGACGTCGAGGGATTGGCGCTCAACGGCCCGTACCTGTGGGCGGTCGGCTCGCACAGCCGCAGGCGCAAACGGGTCAAGTCGAACCATTCCGACCGGAAGGCCGCCAAGCGCCTGGCGGCGGTCACCGACGAACCCAGCCGACGCGTGCTGGCACGCATCGCGCTCTCCGACCACGTGCCCGCCGGGGCCACGCCGGAAGGCCACCGCAGCGCGGCGCTCAGCGGGCCCGGGCTGGTGGACCTGCTCGACGAGGACGAGCACCTGGCCCCGTTCCTGGCGATCCCGGGCAAGGACAACGGGCTCGACGTCGAGGGCATCGCGGTGGCGGGTGAACCCGGCGCGGAGCGGGTCTTCCTCGGGCTGCGCGGACCGGTGCTGCGCGGATGGGCGGTGGTGCTGCAGGTCGCCCCGAGGGAGGACGGCGACGAACTGCGGCTGGCACCCGTGGAGGGCAAGCAGCGCTACCTCAAGCACTTCCTCGACCTCGACGGCCTGGGCATCCGCGACCTGTGCCCGCAGGGCGACGACCTGCTGGTCCTGGCCGGGCCCTCGATGGACCTCGACGGCCCGGTCCGGGTCTACCGGTGGCCGGGCGCGGCGCGCATCGAGGCCCCCGACGTCGTGCACCGGGACGAACTGCGCCGCGAGATCGACCTGCCCTACGGCGAGGGCGACGACCACGCCGAGGGGATCGCGCTGCTGCCCAGCGGTGAGCTGCTGGTCGTCTACGACAGCCCGGCGCGGTCGCGGCTGACCGATCCGGGAACCGTGCTCGCCGACGTCGTCGCGGCGGGCGGCCGTTGA
- a CDS encoding acyl-CoA dehydrogenase, whose product MPGGDGGGHGSDEAVRRAAGLRAVLADHRATGDQERRLADEALQALTDAGLFRAWVPRRFGGLEYDLRTIVDSTAALATADPSAAWLVMILSCGDWLTGLFPERAQHDVFGEDPDTRVCQVLTPHSTARRVDGGWVAGGRWGPASGCLHAQWAMLGIRLPEHDGRPAGSAYGLVPMRELTVKDTWFTLGMRATGSNLLVGEELFFPDHRILPVGPATEGRYAREDEENVRYRAALVPTLSTHLIAPFVGMATAALDYVVGESDRRGISFTNYERMTDSTAFQMAVAEAATRADVARMIAYQCASTVESHARAGTYPSYVERARIRQHASHAVQQCREAVDLLVSAYGASAVADSNPLQGLLRDIHTGSRHAIASTLGNPELFGRAMLGVRPNITELI is encoded by the coding sequence ATGCCTGGTGGCGATGGGGGCGGACACGGCTCGGACGAAGCCGTGCGGCGCGCGGCGGGTCTGCGCGCCGTGCTCGCCGACCACCGGGCCACCGGCGACCAGGAGCGCAGGCTCGCTGACGAGGCGCTGCAGGCCCTCACCGACGCCGGCCTCTTCCGCGCCTGGGTCCCGCGCCGGTTCGGCGGGCTGGAGTACGACCTGCGCACGATCGTCGACTCGACCGCGGCGCTGGCCACCGCCGACCCGTCGGCGGCGTGGCTGGTGATGATCCTCAGCTGCGGCGACTGGCTGACGGGCCTGTTCCCGGAGCGCGCCCAGCACGACGTCTTCGGCGAGGACCCCGACACCCGGGTGTGCCAGGTGCTCACCCCCCACTCCACCGCGCGGCGCGTCGACGGCGGCTGGGTCGCCGGCGGGCGGTGGGGGCCGGCGTCGGGATGCCTGCACGCGCAGTGGGCGATGCTCGGGATCCGGCTGCCCGAGCACGACGGCCGGCCCGCGGGCAGCGCCTACGGGCTGGTGCCGATGCGGGAGCTGACCGTCAAGGACACCTGGTTCACCCTCGGCATGCGCGCCACCGGCAGCAACCTGCTGGTCGGCGAGGAGCTCTTCTTCCCCGACCACCGCATCCTGCCGGTCGGGCCGGCCACCGAGGGCAGGTACGCCCGCGAGGACGAGGAGAACGTCCGCTACCGGGCGGCGCTGGTGCCCACGCTCAGCACGCACCTGATCGCCCCGTTCGTGGGCATGGCCACCGCGGCGCTGGACTACGTGGTCGGCGAGTCGGACCGCCGCGGCATCTCGTTCACCAACTACGAGCGCATGACCGACTCGACGGCCTTCCAGATGGCCGTCGCCGAGGCGGCCACCAGGGCCGACGTCGCCCGCATGATCGCCTACCAGTGCGCGTCCACGGTGGAGTCCCACGCGCGGGCGGGCACCTACCCCTCCTACGTCGAACGCGCCCGGATCCGCCAGCACGCCAGCCACGCCGTGCAGCAGTGCCGCGAGGCGGTGGACCTGCTGGTCTCGGCCTACGGCGCGTCGGCTGTGGCCGACTCCAACCCGCTGCAGGGCCTGCTGCGCGACATCCACACCGGCAGCAGGCACGCCATCGCGAGCACGCTGGGCAACCCGGAGCTGTTCGGCCGCGCCATGCTCGGGGTGCGGCCCAACATCACCGAGCTGATCTGA
- a CDS encoding LutC/YkgG family protein yields the protein MSSAREVVLGRVRSALAHADRQPLESVPRAYAAQRPSADVVALFCERVADYRATVQRVAAPELVDAIASAARRYSARRLLVPAGVPEQWPSALGGEFEVDDGTATGTAGLDRVDAVVTTATAGIASTGTIVLDHGPGQGRRAATLVPDVHLCVVEESRIADDVPSALADLDPARPLTFISGPSATSDIELDRVEGVHGPRTLHVLVTP from the coding sequence ATGAGTTCCGCACGCGAGGTCGTTCTCGGCCGGGTCCGCAGCGCCCTGGCGCACGCGGACCGGCAACCCCTGGAGTCCGTCCCCCGCGCCTATGCCGCTCAGCGGCCGTCCGCCGACGTGGTTGCGCTGTTCTGCGAGCGCGTCGCCGACTACAGGGCGACCGTGCAGCGGGTGGCGGCTCCGGAGCTGGTGGACGCGATCGCCTCGGCGGCCCGGCGCTACTCGGCACGCCGCCTGCTCGTTCCGGCCGGCGTGCCCGAGCAGTGGCCGAGCGCGCTCGGCGGAGAGTTCGAAGTGGACGACGGCACCGCCACCGGCACCGCCGGGTTGGACCGCGTCGACGCCGTGGTCACCACCGCGACCGCGGGCATCGCCTCCACCGGCACGATCGTGCTCGACCACGGTCCCGGCCAGGGCCGCAGAGCCGCCACGCTGGTGCCCGACGTCCACCTCTGCGTGGTCGAGGAGTCCCGGATCGCCGACGACGTGCCCAGCGCGCTGGCCGACTTGGACCCCGCGCGGCCGCTGACGTTCATCAGCGGTCCGTCGGCTACCAGCGACATCGAGCTCGACCGCGTCGAGGGAGTGCACGGTCCGCGGACCCTGCACGTCCTGGTCACTCCATAG